A single region of the Gasterosteus aculeatus chromosome 1, fGasAcu3.hap1.1, whole genome shotgun sequence genome encodes:
- the aasdhppt gene encoding L-aminoadipate-semialdehyde dehydrogenase-phosphopantetheinyl transferase isoform X3 encodes MGSVRWAFRCGTWTPSRSEWLFAARCVQREEKDRIGQFVFARDAKSAMAGRLLLRKLVHDRVGIPWSEIRLDRSPRGKPYLAAPLKVGTDSVPEPPSWSFNLSHQGEYAVLAAEQGMQVGVDIMKITMPGSSSVPEFFRIMTRQFTAYEWSVIQSSGLEHQQLAAFYRHWALKESFIKAIGTGLGFNLQRVEFHLPPEPLSQKCALRQTKMLLDEEEEGDWVFEIIFAGCLATSHLQQGFGELAGC; translated from the exons ATGGGCTCTGTTCGCTGGGCTTTTCGCTGCGGGACGTGGACGCCAAGCAGGTCCGAGTGGCTTTTCGCTGCTCGTTGCGTTCAGCGGGAGGAGAAGGACAGGATCGGACAGTTTGTGTTTGCCCGGGATGCCAAGTCAGCCATG GCCGGAAGGTTGTTGCTGAGGAAGTTGGTGCATGATAGGGTTGGGATCCCCTGGTCGGAGATCAGACTTGATCGATCCCCCAGAGGGAAACCGTACCTGGCAGCACCACTGAAG GTCGGTACAGATTCCGTTCCCGAGCCGCCGTCCTGGAGTTTCAACTTGTCCCACCAGGGAGAATACGCTGTGCTCGCTGCAGAGCAGGGCATGCAGGTGGGGGTCGATATCATGAAGATCACAATGCCAG GTAGCAGCTCTGTGCCAGAGTTTTTCCGCATCATGACTCGTCAGTTTACAGCTTACGAGTGGAGCGTCATCCAATCAAGCGGCTTGGAGCACCAGCAGCTTGCCGCGTTCTACCGCCACTgg GCCTTGAAGGAGAGCTTCATCAAAGCCATCGGCACGGGCCTGGGCTTCAACCTGCAGAGGGTGGAGTTTCACCTGCCCCCAGAACCGCTCTCACAGAAATGTGCTCTGCGCCAGACCAAGATGCTTCtagacgaggaagaagaaggcgaCTGGGTTTTTGAA ATAATTTttgctggttgcctggcaacttcACACCTCCAACAAGGCTTTG GAGAGCTTGCTGGATGCTGA
- the aasdhppt gene encoding L-aminoadipate-semialdehyde dehydrogenase-phosphopantetheinyl transferase isoform X1, with protein sequence MGSVRWAFRCGTWTPSRSEWLFAARCVQREEKDRIGQFVFARDAKSAMAGRLLLRKLVHDRVGIPWSEIRLDRSPRGKPYLAAPLKVGTDSVPEPPSWSFNLSHQGEYAVLAAEQGMQVGVDIMKITMPGSSSVPEFFRIMTRQFTAYEWSVIQSSGLEHQQLAAFYRHWALKESFIKAIGTGLGFNLQRVEFHLPPEPLSQKCALRQTKMLLDEEEEGDWVFEESLLDADHHVAVALGPADHAGSSRLRPSPPPPPPPPTSFTLLSFSDLIASASPLTEEDPACWDSFKMKAEAPQRQRETRASE encoded by the exons ATGGGCTCTGTTCGCTGGGCTTTTCGCTGCGGGACGTGGACGCCAAGCAGGTCCGAGTGGCTTTTCGCTGCTCGTTGCGTTCAGCGGGAGGAGAAGGACAGGATCGGACAGTTTGTGTTTGCCCGGGATGCCAAGTCAGCCATG GCCGGAAGGTTGTTGCTGAGGAAGTTGGTGCATGATAGGGTTGGGATCCCCTGGTCGGAGATCAGACTTGATCGATCCCCCAGAGGGAAACCGTACCTGGCAGCACCACTGAAG GTCGGTACAGATTCCGTTCCCGAGCCGCCGTCCTGGAGTTTCAACTTGTCCCACCAGGGAGAATACGCTGTGCTCGCTGCAGAGCAGGGCATGCAGGTGGGGGTCGATATCATGAAGATCACAATGCCAG GTAGCAGCTCTGTGCCAGAGTTTTTCCGCATCATGACTCGTCAGTTTACAGCTTACGAGTGGAGCGTCATCCAATCAAGCGGCTTGGAGCACCAGCAGCTTGCCGCGTTCTACCGCCACTgg GCCTTGAAGGAGAGCTTCATCAAAGCCATCGGCACGGGCCTGGGCTTCAACCTGCAGAGGGTGGAGTTTCACCTGCCCCCAGAACCGCTCTCACAGAAATGTGCTCTGCGCCAGACCAAGATGCTTCtagacgaggaagaagaaggcgaCTGGGTTTTTGAA GAGAGCTTGCTGGATGCTGATCATCATGTTGCTGTAGCACTTGGACCAGCAGACCATGCAGGCTCTTCG CGTcttcgtccttctcctcctcctcctcctcctcctcccacctcctttACGCTGCTGTCATTCAGTGACCTCATCGCCTCGGCGTCTCCTCTGACGGAGGAAGACCCCGCCTGCTGGGACAGCTTCAAGATGAAGGCTGAAGCTCCTCAGAGACAGAGGGAAACACGCGCATCCGAATAA
- the aasdhppt gene encoding L-aminoadipate-semialdehyde dehydrogenase-phosphopantetheinyl transferase isoform X2 — protein sequence MGSVRWAFRCGTWTPSRSEWLFAARCVQREEKDRIGQFVFARDAKSAMVGTDSVPEPPSWSFNLSHQGEYAVLAAEQGMQVGVDIMKITMPGSSSVPEFFRIMTRQFTAYEWSVIQSSGLEHQQLAAFYRHWALKESFIKAIGTGLGFNLQRVEFHLPPEPLSQKCALRQTKMLLDEEEEGDWVFEESLLDADHHVAVALGPADHAGSSRLRPSPPPPPPPPTSFTLLSFSDLIASASPLTEEDPACWDSFKMKAEAPQRQRETRASE from the exons ATGGGCTCTGTTCGCTGGGCTTTTCGCTGCGGGACGTGGACGCCAAGCAGGTCCGAGTGGCTTTTCGCTGCTCGTTGCGTTCAGCGGGAGGAGAAGGACAGGATCGGACAGTTTGTGTTTGCCCGGGATGCCAAGTCAGCCATG GTCGGTACAGATTCCGTTCCCGAGCCGCCGTCCTGGAGTTTCAACTTGTCCCACCAGGGAGAATACGCTGTGCTCGCTGCAGAGCAGGGCATGCAGGTGGGGGTCGATATCATGAAGATCACAATGCCAG GTAGCAGCTCTGTGCCAGAGTTTTTCCGCATCATGACTCGTCAGTTTACAGCTTACGAGTGGAGCGTCATCCAATCAAGCGGCTTGGAGCACCAGCAGCTTGCCGCGTTCTACCGCCACTgg GCCTTGAAGGAGAGCTTCATCAAAGCCATCGGCACGGGCCTGGGCTTCAACCTGCAGAGGGTGGAGTTTCACCTGCCCCCAGAACCGCTCTCACAGAAATGTGCTCTGCGCCAGACCAAGATGCTTCtagacgaggaagaagaaggcgaCTGGGTTTTTGAA GAGAGCTTGCTGGATGCTGATCATCATGTTGCTGTAGCACTTGGACCAGCAGACCATGCAGGCTCTTCG CGTcttcgtccttctcctcctcctcctcctcctcctcccacctcctttACGCTGCTGTCATTCAGTGACCTCATCGCCTCGGCGTCTCCTCTGACGGAGGAAGACCCCGCCTGCTGGGACAGCTTCAAGATGAAGGCTGAAGCTCCTCAGAGACAGAGGGAAACACGCGCATCCGAATAA